The following proteins are encoded in a genomic region of Paenibacillus sp. FSL R7-0273:
- a CDS encoding GTP pyrophosphokinase, whose product MDGRDWGTFLLPYEQTVEELKVKFKTMRSELKKREEYTPIEFVTGRVKRLSSILEKAKRLNVKMEDLETGIEDIAGIRIMCQFVEDIRRVAEYIRARKDLEVLYEKDYITNYKESGYRSFHMIIKYPVQTALGQKIVLAEIQIRTLAMNFWATIEHSLNYKYRESLPDEMRVRLKTAAEAASILDSEMSSIREEILEAQKLFEENSNTTTQVLNAIHQLYFYHLVNEAIESQNRFNEIWQTQDMEAMKQLLEHVRGLISNAKKGSLQDGL is encoded by the coding sequence ATGGACGGCAGGGATTGGGGAACTTTTTTGCTTCCATATGAACAGACTGTGGAGGAACTCAAGGTTAAATTCAAAACAATGCGCTCGGAGCTCAAGAAGAGAGAGGAATACACGCCGATTGAGTTCGTAACCGGACGTGTCAAACGTCTCTCCAGCATACTTGAAAAAGCCAAGCGCCTGAATGTAAAAATGGAGGACCTGGAAACGGGCATTGAGGATATTGCCGGAATCCGGATTATGTGCCAGTTCGTTGAGGATATCCGCAGAGTGGCTGAATACATCCGGGCCCGCAAGGACCTTGAGGTGCTGTACGAGAAGGATTATATCACCAATTATAAGGAAAGCGGCTACCGCAGCTTCCATATGATTATTAAATATCCGGTGCAGACGGCCTTGGGACAGAAAATTGTGCTGGCCGAGATTCAGATCCGGACACTGGCGATGAATTTCTGGGCTACCATTGAGCATTCCCTGAACTATAAATACCGTGAAAGCCTGCCGGATGAAATGCGGGTGCGCCTGAAGACAGCGGCAGAAGCCGCGTCAATCCTGGACAGTGAGATGTCCAGCATCCGTGAAGAAATTCTGGAGGCGCAAAAGCTGTTCGAGGAGAACTCCAACACGACGACTCAAGTGCTTAACGCCATTCACCAGCTGTATTTCTATCATCTGGTGAATGAGGCGATTGAAAGCCAGAACCGCTTTAATGAGATCTGGCAGACGCAGGACATGGAAGCGATGAAGCAATTGCTGGAGCATGTGCGCGGACTGATCTCAAATGCCAAGAAGGGCAGCCTGCAGGATGGCCTTTGA
- a CDS encoding DUF309 domain-containing protein, with amino-acid sequence MAFEPLYLAYLVYFNRDRDYFECHEVLEELWLARDRDPVYKALLQVAVGLYHFRNGNVRGGLIMLERSYSVLKQYPGETLGINLARLVSEVGVYASRLKDYAASPFDYYDLTIEVMDPALAAELEQTAPGIVPSVPQRRGPQRPDRARHK; translated from the coding sequence ATGGCCTTTGAACCGCTGTACCTGGCTTACCTGGTCTACTTCAACCGTGACAGAGACTATTTTGAATGCCATGAGGTGCTTGAAGAGCTGTGGCTGGCCCGGGACCGCGATCCGGTCTACAAAGCGCTGCTGCAGGTGGCTGTCGGATTGTATCACTTCCGTAACGGCAATGTGCGCGGCGGACTGATTATGCTTGAACGTTCTTACAGTGTGCTTAAGCAATACCCCGGCGAGACACTGGGCATCAATCTTGCCAGGCTGGTTTCAGAGGTTGGCGTATATGCCTCACGCTTGAAGGATTACGCCGCCAGCCCGTTTGATTATTATGACCTTACGATTGAAGTCATGGATCCGGCGCTTGCAGCTGAACTGGAGCAGACAGCCCCCGGGATTGTGCCGAGTGTGCCCCAACGGCGCGGACCGCAAAGGCCGGACAGAGCCCGCCACAAATAA
- a CDS encoding RsmB/NOP family class I SAM-dependent RNA methyltransferase has product MAAQLPGSFTGRMKELLGTEYESFLETYKETPYAGIRVNTLKITVQELLERSPFGLEPIPWCPAGFYTEEGARPGKHPYYHAGLYYIQEPSAMAPVELLDVQPGDRVLDLCAAPGGKSTQIAAKLQGTGMLVSNDLHPDRTKALAKNLELYGVRNGIVLNESPERIAAAFPGFFDRILIDAPCSGEGMFRKDEDMVKQWEPGTPQKYADMQREILRSAAAALKPGGTIVYSTCTFAPEENEGSILEFLAGQPQFTAVPAGGSGGFAPGLSGLPEAVRLWPHKVKGEGHFMAVLRHDGSAAAQGTAGDADTALPVSVRSKGSSAARPAKAGGSRDREAKGGRGQGKGGGARGQRPQGSGEEAALAAFAGFCREQLGWQPAGYPVLFGEHLYISPLPPAALDGLRTIRPGWYMGQLRSGRFIPGHPLATALRPSESLRSLSLDSANGEAVSYLKGETLAAPEQRLSVQPGSPSKGYVLVCIDSFSAGWGKWQDGMLKNEYPAGWRWT; this is encoded by the coding sequence ATGGCAGCACAATTGCCCGGCTCGTTTACCGGGCGTATGAAGGAACTGCTTGGAACAGAATATGAGTCATTCCTGGAGACCTATAAGGAAACGCCTTATGCGGGTATCCGGGTTAATACACTGAAAATTACTGTGCAGGAGCTGCTGGAGCGCTCGCCGTTCGGGCTGGAGCCGATTCCCTGGTGTCCGGCCGGCTTCTACACGGAAGAAGGAGCCCGGCCGGGCAAGCATCCGTATTATCATGCCGGCCTGTATTACATCCAGGAGCCGAGCGCTATGGCGCCGGTTGAACTGCTGGATGTACAGCCGGGCGACCGGGTGCTGGATCTGTGCGCGGCGCCCGGCGGCAAATCCACCCAGATTGCCGCCAAGCTCCAGGGCACGGGGATGCTGGTCAGCAATGACCTGCATCCTGACCGGACTAAGGCACTGGCCAAAAATCTGGAGCTCTACGGCGTAAGAAACGGCATTGTGCTGAATGAAAGTCCGGAGCGGATTGCTGCGGCTTTCCCGGGCTTCTTTGACCGGATTCTGATCGATGCCCCTTGCTCCGGCGAAGGCATGTTCCGTAAAGACGAAGATATGGTCAAGCAGTGGGAGCCGGGAACACCTCAGAAGTATGCTGATATGCAGCGGGAGATTCTCCGGTCAGCAGCGGCAGCGCTGAAGCCGGGCGGAACGATCGTGTATTCGACCTGTACGTTCGCCCCGGAGGAAAACGAAGGGTCGATCCTGGAATTCCTCGCCGGGCAGCCGCAATTTACGGCGGTCCCGGCGGGCGGGTCCGGCGGGTTCGCGCCGGGCCTCAGCGGGTTGCCCGAGGCCGTGCGGCTCTGGCCGCATAAGGTCAAGGGCGAGGGCCATTTCATGGCGGTGCTTCGCCATGACGGAAGTGCTGCTGCGCAAGGAACGGCCGGGGACGCGGATACCGCGCTCCCGGTTTCCGTGCGCAGCAAGGGCAGCTCTGCCGCCCGGCCGGCCAAGGCAGGCGGCAGCAGGGACCGCGAGGCCAAAGGCGGACGCGGTCAGGGTAAGGGCGGCGGCGCGCGCGGTCAGCGGCCGCAGGGCTCCGGCGAGGAAGCGGCGCTGGCCGCGTTCGCCGGGTTCTGCCGGGAGCAGCTCGGCTGGCAGCCGGCCGGCTACCCGGTGCTGTTCGGCGAGCATCTGTATATCTCGCCGCTGCCGCCTGCGGCACTGGACGGACTGAGGACCATCCGTCCAGGCTGGTATATGGGCCAGCTGCGCAGCGGCCGATTCATTCCGGGCCATCCGCTGGCTACAGCGCTAAGGCCGTCCGAGAGCCTGCGCAGCCTGTCGCTGGACAGCGCCAACGGCGAAGCTGTCTCCTATCTGAAGGGCGAGACGCTGGCTGCTCCTGAGCAGCGGCTGTCTGTTCAGCCGGGCAGCCCGTCCAAGGGCTACGTCCTGGTCTGCATTGACAGCTTCAGCGCCGGCTGGGGCAAATGGCAGGACGGTATGCTGAAGAACGAATATCCCGCAGGATGGAGGTGGACCTAA